A stretch of Cucumis sativus cultivar 9930 chromosome 2, Cucumber_9930_V3, whole genome shotgun sequence DNA encodes these proteins:
- the LOC101219969 gene encoding putative receptor-like protein kinase At3g47110 gives MAISHPPLIHFICIFILAFEGSLFDSVRSSSSSSSSSSSSISNLESDKQSLISLKSGFNNLNLYDPLSTWDQNSSPCNWTGVSCNEDGERVVELDLSGLGLAGFLHMQIGNLSFLTSLQLQNNQLTGPIPIQIGNLFRLKVLNMSFNYIRGDLPFNISGMTQLEILDLTSNRITSQIPQEFSQLTKLKVLNLGQNHLYGTIPPSFGNLTSLVTLNLGTNSVSGFIPSELSRLQNLKNLMISINNFSGTVPSTIYNMSSLVTLILAANRLHGTLPKDFGDNLPNLLFFNFCFNRFSGTIPESMHNMTQIRIIRFAHNLFEGTIPPGLENLPHLQMYYIGHNKIVSSGPNGLSFISSLTNSSRLTFIAVDENKLEGVIPESIGNLSKVFSRLYMGGNRIYGNIPSSIGNLRSLTLLNLNKNLLTGEIPPQIGQLEQLQLLGLAKNRLFGRIPSSLGNLRKLNHVDLSENNLTGNIPISFGNFTNLLAMDLSNNKLTGGIPKEALNYPSLSMVLNLSSNMLSGNLPQEIGLLEKVEKIDISENLISGNIPSSIVGCKSLEVLTMAKNEFSGEIPSTLGEIMGLRALDLSSNKLSGPIPNNLQNRAAIQLLNLSFNNLEGVVSEGGRAYLEGNPNLCLPSLCQNNKSHNKRRIKIISLTVVFSTLALCFALGTWLHLAKRKSKLSPSSSTDELIKRHHEMVSYEEIRTGTANFSEENLLGKGSFGTVYKGYLNLNEIDGGVYAIKVLNIERSGYIKSFLRECEALRNVRHRNLVKLVTSCSSIDYEGRDFRGLVCEFLSNGSLEEWIHGKRKHLDGSGLDLVERLNIGIDVGCVLEYLHHGCQVPIAHCDLKPSNILLAEDMSAKVGDFGLAKLLMGNEADQCSSITSSYVLKGSIGYIPPEYGMGRTPTVAGDVYSFGITLLELFTGKSPTDEGFSEKQNIVKWVQSTYLRDLIEFQTVGSPSSQLSQLIGFHCSHYEGREISEQNQMDCLIQVIAIAISCVANSSNKRITIKDALLRLQNARNSLHRLS, from the exons ATGGCAATTTCTCATCCTCCACTGATTCACTTCATctgtattttcattttagcTTTTGAAGGTTCACTTTTTGATTCCGTTAgatcctcctcctcctcctcctcctcctcctcctcctccatcTCCAACCTTGAATCAGACAAGCAATCTTTGATTTCCCTAAAGTCTGGATTCAATAACCTTAATCTTTACGACCCTTTATCAACTTGGGATCAAAACTCATCTCCTTGCAATTGGACAGGAGTGAGCTGCAATGAAGATGGTGAAAGAGTTGTTGAGCTTGATCTTTCTGGGCTGGGTCTTGCAGGTTTTTTGCATATGCAAATTGGGAATCTTTCATTCCTCACATCACTTCAACTTCAAAACAACCAATTAACAGGCCCAATTCCAATTCAAATTGGCAATCTTTTTCGcttgaaagttttgaatatGAGCTTCAATTACATAAGAGGTGATCTCCCTTTCAACATCAGTGGAATGACACAGCTTGAGATTCTTGATTTAACTTCAAACAGAATCACAAGCCAAATTCCACAAGAATTCAGCCAATTGACAAAGCTCAAAGTTTTGAACTTGGGACAGAATCATCTCTACGGTACAATTCCCCCATCTTTTGGGAACCTTACTTCTCTCGTCACCTTAAATTTAGGAACTAATTCAGTTAGTGGCTTTATTCCTTCTGAACTGAGTCgtcttcaaaatttgaaaaacttgaTGATTTCCATTAATAATTTCAGTGGCACTGTTCCCTCTACCATTTACAACATGTCTTCATTAGTTACTTTAATATTAGCTGCAAATCGTCTTCATGGAACACTCCCCAAGGATTTTGGAGATAATCTCCCAAATCTcttgttcttcaatttctGCTTCAACAGATTTTCGGGAACAATTCCAGAATCAATGCATAATATGACTCAAATACGAATTATTCGTTTTGCTCATAACCTTTTTGAAGGAACAATCCCCCCAGGTTTGGAAAATTTACCTCATCTTCAGATGTATTATATTGGACATAACAAGATCGTTAGTTCGGGTCCAAATGGGCTTAGTTTCATCTCCTCTTTAACCAACAGTTCTCGTCTTACTTTCATAGCTGTTgatgaaaacaaattagaaGGTGTGATTCCTGAATCCATTGGAAATCTTTCTAAAGTCTTTTCAAGATTGTACATGGGAGGGAATCGAATTTATGGGAATATACCATCTTCAATTGGTAATCTTCGTAGCTTAACTCTCttgaatttaaacaaaaacttgcTAACTGGTGAAATCCCACCTCAAATTGGTCAGTTGGAGCAATTACAATTGTTGGGTTTAGCTAAAAATCGACTCTTTGGTAGAATTCCAAGCTCGTTGGGGAATCTTAGAAAATTAAACCACGTTGATTTGTCAGAGAACAACCTTACTGGGAACATCCCTATTTCTTTTGGGAACTTCACAAACTTGCTTGCAATGGATTTGTCGAACAATAAGCTAACTGGGGGAATACCTAAAGAGGCTCTAAATTATCCAAGTTTGAGTATGGTTTTGAATCTTTCTAGCAATATGCTAAGTGGGAATTTGCCACAAGAAATTGGATTACttgaaaaagttgagaaaatcGACATCTCTGAAAATCTCATTTCTGGCAATATTCCTTCTTCCATCGTTGGCTGCAAGAGTTTGGAGGTATTGACAATGGCCAAGAATGAATTTTCAGGTGAAATTCCAAGTACACTTGGAGAAATCATGGGGTTGCGAGCTTTAGATCTCTCCTCCAACAAACTTTCAGGTCCCATTCCTAATAATCTTCAAAACAGAGCAGCAATACAGCTCTTGAATCTCTCATTTAACAACCTAGAAGGAGTAGTTTCTGAAGGTGGAAGAGCTTATTTAGAAGGAAACCCTAATCTTTGCTTACCTTCTTTGTGTCAAAACAACAAATCCCACAACAAAAGGAGAATCAAAATCATATCTTTAACAGTCGTCTTCTCAACATTAGCACTCTGTTTCGCGTTGGGAACTTGGTTACATTTAGCTAAGAGAAAGTCAAAACTTTCACCATCGTCCTCAACTGATGAACTGATCAAAAGGCATCACGAAATGGTTTCATACGAAGAGATTCGAACCGGCACTGCCAATTTCAgtgaagaaaatttgttgGGAAAGGGAAGTTTTGGGACAGTTTACAAAGGGTATTTAAACCTAAACGAAATAGATGGGGGAGTTTACGCAATCAAGGTGTTGAATATTGAACGAAGTGGGTATATTAAGAGCTTTTTGAGGGAGTGTGAGGCATTGAGAAACGTGAGGCATCGGAATTTAGTGAAACTTGTTACATCTTGTTCGAGTATAGACTATGAAGGGAGGGATTTTAGAGGTTTGGTTTGTGAGTTTTTGAGTAATGGAAGCTTGGAGGAGTGGATTCATGGGAAAAGAAAGCATTTGGATGGAAGTGGGTTGGACTTAGTGGAGAGATTGAATATTGGGATTGATGTTGGGTGTGTGTTGGAGTATCTTCATCATGGATGTCAAGTGCCGATTGCTCATTGTGATTTGAAGCCCAGCAATATTCTATTGGCGGAAGATATGAGTGCTAAGGTTGGAGACTTTGGGTTGGCCAAGTTGTTGATGGGAAATGAAGCAGATCAGTGTTCTTCCATCACTTCCTCTTATGTTCTTAAAGGTTCCATTGGCTACATTCCCCCAG AATACGGGATGGGAAGAACGCCGACGGTGGCCGGAGATGTATATAGTTTTGGGATAACTTTGTTGGAGCTTTTTACGGGAAAGAGTCCTACTGACGAAGGATTtagtgaaaaacaaaatatagttaaatGGGTTCAATCCACTTATTTAAGGGATTTGATTGAATTTCAAACAGTTGGATCTCCCAGTAGTCAATTAAGTCAGTTAATTGGGTTCCATTGCTCCCACTACGAAGGTCGAGAAATCAGTGAACAAAACCAAATGGATTGCTTGATTCAAGTCATCGCCATCGCCATCTCTTGCGTTGCAAATTCTTCTAATAAACGCATCACCATTAAAGATGCTCTTTTGAGACTTCAAAACGCTAGAAATTCCCTCCATAGATTAAGTTag